From Fervidobacterium gondwanense DSM 13020, the proteins below share one genomic window:
- a CDS encoding phosphoenolpyruvate carboxykinase (ATP) — MATKGRWQWGEVNKSNFSKIRTTIESAFYGNNVELLTSRREAYKKAMKSPGTIVTDLPVYKPELLNLDEGTKILLFNDGAVVGRFSGARKIIGMPNVNEDVLAEVVREAVYGTRFRKMHHAISYTGLHEDFMVKNHILIPEGFENTVYNWLLNFQDLTPEYSLMYERSKVLNEPDIYIFTDPDWTHPDFPGGLALFDPKNNCAALLGLRYFGEFKKGTLTLGWSVGNRQSYVACHGGLKKYEFDSRRYVAAFFGLSGSGKSTLTHSKHNGKYNITVLHDDALVINLEDLSSIALEPSYFDKTSDYPLTSEDNKFLLTIQNCGATVDEHGRVVPVMEDIRNGNGRAIKSRLWSPNRVDKIDEPVNAIFWIMKDPVLPPVVKIEDPILASTMGATLATKRTSAERLLPGVDPEALVFEPYANPFRTYPLSEDYEKFKKLFEKGVECYIINTGFYLNKKVPKEVTLEIVENIVEKKSNFIEWFGGLKIMEIPGFEVKTSEYEYRELLRVSLEKRIEFINQKDGENQGYDRLPRECRDAIENLIALL, encoded by the coding sequence ATGGCAACTAAGGGAAGGTGGCAGTGGGGTGAGGTTAACAAGTCCAATTTTTCTAAGATCCGCACGACTATCGAGAGTGCGTTTTATGGTAATAACGTTGAACTTTTGACCTCAAGGAGAGAAGCATACAAAAAAGCTATGAAGTCTCCCGGCACGATAGTGACAGATTTACCGGTGTACAAACCCGAACTCTTGAATCTTGATGAAGGCACGAAGATCTTACTTTTCAACGATGGCGCTGTTGTCGGAAGGTTTTCAGGCGCAAGGAAGATAATCGGTATGCCGAATGTTAATGAAGATGTACTTGCGGAAGTTGTGAGAGAAGCAGTATATGGAACAAGATTTAGAAAGATGCACCATGCAATAAGCTATACCGGACTTCACGAAGATTTCATGGTTAAGAACCATATACTTATACCAGAGGGCTTTGAGAATACTGTATACAATTGGCTTCTGAATTTTCAGGATTTAACACCTGAGTATTCTTTGATGTACGAAAGATCTAAGGTTTTAAACGAGCCTGACATATACATATTCACAGATCCGGATTGGACTCATCCGGACTTTCCCGGAGGGCTTGCGTTATTTGACCCGAAGAATAATTGTGCTGCGCTGCTTGGTTTGAGATATTTTGGGGAGTTCAAGAAAGGAACGCTCACACTCGGTTGGTCGGTTGGAAATAGACAATCGTATGTAGCTTGTCATGGTGGCTTGAAGAAGTATGAATTTGACAGTCGAAGGTACGTTGCTGCGTTTTTCGGATTGTCTGGCTCAGGAAAATCTACTCTCACACATTCAAAGCACAATGGAAAGTACAATATCACAGTTCTTCACGACGATGCTTTGGTAATTAATCTTGAAGATTTGTCCTCAATAGCACTCGAACCTTCCTATTTTGATAAGACATCCGATTATCCGCTGACAAGCGAGGATAATAAGTTCCTTTTAACCATACAGAACTGCGGAGCGACTGTTGACGAACACGGTCGAGTTGTTCCGGTAATGGAAGATATCCGAAACGGAAACGGAAGGGCAATCAAGTCAAGGTTATGGTCGCCAAATAGGGTGGATAAGATAGATGAGCCAGTGAATGCTATCTTCTGGATAATGAAAGACCCTGTTTTGCCACCGGTTGTGAAAATAGAAGATCCAATCCTTGCATCGACGATGGGTGCAACGCTTGCAACAAAGCGCACGTCAGCGGAAAGGCTGCTCCCCGGTGTTGATCCAGAAGCTTTAGTCTTTGAACCGTACGCCAATCCGTTTAGAACTTATCCGCTTTCGGAAGATTATGAGAAATTTAAGAAACTCTTTGAAAAAGGTGTGGAGTGCTATATCATAAACACTGGATTCTATTTGAACAAGAAGGTACCGAAAGAGGTGACTCTCGAAATTGTTGAGAACATTGTCGAAAAGAAATCGAACTTTATCGAGTGGTTCGGCGGTCTTAAGATTATGGAGATACCAGGATTCGAAGTCAAGACATCGGAGTATGAATACAGAGAACTTTTAAGGGTTTCGCTTGAAAAGAGGATAGAATTCATAAACCAAAAAGACGGCGAGAACCAGGGATACGACAGACTGCCAAGAGAATGTAGAGATGCAATAGAAAATCTGATAGCTTTGCTTTAA
- a CDS encoding MarR family winged helix-turn-helix transcriptional regulator translates to MVNKSLNSSFDISAAEKSTIHEPEKLWNALCVEEVLSDILNIITNMVSLLPEFQEIEDMSTTELYVFLFTAISDNQKDVSNTNLSKKLHISKSAVSVATKLLIKKGIIQAVQDIEDRRHSYLTLTPRGKAIFNEFKRSFGNLLNEVVSSMNEGELKKLTESFKMLAEFSKKMEIRNH, encoded by the coding sequence GTGGTTAACAAAAGCTTGAATAGTAGTTTTGACATCTCGGCTGCTGAAAAATCAACAATTCACGAACCCGAAAAGCTATGGAATGCGCTATGCGTTGAAGAAGTGCTTTCGGACATACTAAACATAATCACGAACATGGTGAGTTTGCTTCCTGAATTTCAGGAAATTGAAGATATGAGCACCACTGAACTTTACGTTTTCCTATTCACCGCTATTTCGGATAACCAAAAAGATGTGTCAAACACAAACCTCTCTAAAAAGCTCCACATTTCAAAATCAGCAGTCAGTGTTGCTACGAAACTTCTAATAAAGAAAGGAATCATACAAGCAGTTCAGGATATCGAAGACAGGAGACATTCCTACCTAACCCTTACCCCAAGAGGAAAGGCTATATTTAACGAATTTAAGCGTTCTTTTGGAAATTTGTTGAATGAGGTAGTCTCGTCTATGAATGAAGGAGAATTAAAAAAACTAACAGAATCATTCAAAATGCTTGCGGAATTTTCAAAGAAAATGGAAATCAGAAATCACTAA